In Acanthopagrus latus isolate v.2019 chromosome 16, fAcaLat1.1, whole genome shotgun sequence, one DNA window encodes the following:
- the pax9 gene encoding paired box protein Pax-9 isoform X1, with product MTGGEALEVQPPDFNRLKCKPVSSAVRKQIEIFVPLVPYRARRFSWTRFRTVDTLDAEQDPRRRHEPDTVFFVCGFNTMEPAFGEVNQLGGVFVNGRPLPNAIRLRIVELAQLGIRPCDISRQLRVSHGCVSKILARYNETGSILPGAIGGSKPRVTTPTVVKHIRTYKQRDPGIFAWEIRDRLLADGVCDKFNLPSVSSISRILRNKIGNLSQQSQYESGKQAPHPPPQPTLPYNHLYSYPTSKVPTPPGMPTLPGHMAMHRIWPSSHSVTDILGIRSITEQQISDSPSFPSAKLEEWSAISRTNFPPASSPLVNGVDKPHLDPEAKYTQTPNGLPTVNSYVTAPSIPPYHPPTQVSPYMGYSATTSAYVTGPTWQPASGSALSPHSCDIAAPLAFKSMNRDAIHPVTASAL from the exons ATGACTGGGGGAGAAGCGTTGGAAGTCCAGCCTCCTGATTTCAACAGATTGAAATGTAAGCCTGTCTCCAGCGCCGTCAGGAAACAGATCGAGatttttgttcctcttgttcCTTATCGCGCAAGACGATTTTCTTGGACGCGGTTTCGGACGGTGGACACGCTGGACGCGGAGCAGGACCCACGCAGGAGGCACGAACCGGACACCGTATTCTTCGTTTGCGGCTTTAACACTATGG AGCCAGCCTTCGGTGAGGTGAACCAGCTCGGCGGTGTTTTCGTGAACGGCAGGCCGCTCCCCAACGCCATCCGGCTCCGGATAGTGGAGCTGGCCCAGCTCGGGATTCGACCCTGTGACATCAGCAGGCAGCTGCGCGTCTCCCACGGCTGCGTCAGCAAGATCCTGGCCCGCTACAACGAGACCGGCTCCATCCTCCCGGGGGCCATCGGAGGCAGCAAGCCGCGGGTCACCACACCCACCGTGGTCAAACACATACGGACATACAAGCAGAGAGACCCGGGGATTTTTGCCTGGGAGATCCGGGACAGGCTACTCGCCGACGGGGTTTGCGATAAATTCAATCTGCCCTCCGTCAGCTCCATCAGTCGGATCCTGCGCAACAAGATCGGGAATCTGTCCCAGCAGAGCCAGTACGAGTCGGGCAAGCAGGCGCCTCATCCACCGCCACAACCAACGTTACCCTACAACCACTTGTACTCATATCCGACGTCCAAAGTGCCCACTCCCCCTGGCATGCCCACCCTTCCCGGACACATGGCCATGCACAGGATATGGCCCTCCTCGCACTCTGTAACAGATATTCTGGGGATACGGTCTATTACTGAGCAACAAA TTAGTGACAGTCCATCCTTTCCCAGCGCCAAACTAGAAGAATGGAGCGCTATAAGCAGGACTAATTTCCCACCAGCAAGCTCTCCACTAGTCAATGGCGTGGATAAACCGCATTTAGACCCTGAAGCAAAATACACacag ACGCCGAATGGATTGCCCACAGTGAACAGCTATGTCACAGCACCCAGCATCCCTCCCTACCACCCTCCCACCCAAGTGTCTCCCTACATGGGGTACAGCGCCACCACCTCGGCCTATGTGACCGGACCCACATGGCAGCCGGCCAGTGGCAGTGCTCTATCTCCCCACAGCTGTGACATCGCCGCCCCTCTGGCCTTCAAGAGCATGAACCGCGACGCCATCCACCCGGTCACCGCCTCGGCGCTGTGA
- the pax9 gene encoding paired box protein Pax-9 isoform X2 — protein MTGGEALEVQPPDFNRLKCKPVSSAVRKQIEIFVPLVPYRARRFSWTRFRTVDTLDAEQDPRRRHEPDTVFFVCGFNTMEPAFGEVNQLGGVFVNGRPLPNAIRLRIVELAQLGIRPCDISRQLRVSHGCVSKILARYNETGSILPGAIGGSKPRVTTPTVVKHIRTYKQRDPGIFAWEIRDRLLADGVCDKFNLPSVSSISRILRNKIGNLSQQSQYESGKQAPHPPPQPTLPYNHLYSYPTSKVPTPPGMPTLPGHMAMHRIWPSSHSVTDILGIRSITEQQNAEWIAHSEQLCHSTQHPSLPPSHPSVSLHGVQRHHLGLCDRTHMAAGQWQCSISPQL, from the exons ATGACTGGGGGAGAAGCGTTGGAAGTCCAGCCTCCTGATTTCAACAGATTGAAATGTAAGCCTGTCTCCAGCGCCGTCAGGAAACAGATCGAGatttttgttcctcttgttcCTTATCGCGCAAGACGATTTTCTTGGACGCGGTTTCGGACGGTGGACACGCTGGACGCGGAGCAGGACCCACGCAGGAGGCACGAACCGGACACCGTATTCTTCGTTTGCGGCTTTAACACTATGG AGCCAGCCTTCGGTGAGGTGAACCAGCTCGGCGGTGTTTTCGTGAACGGCAGGCCGCTCCCCAACGCCATCCGGCTCCGGATAGTGGAGCTGGCCCAGCTCGGGATTCGACCCTGTGACATCAGCAGGCAGCTGCGCGTCTCCCACGGCTGCGTCAGCAAGATCCTGGCCCGCTACAACGAGACCGGCTCCATCCTCCCGGGGGCCATCGGAGGCAGCAAGCCGCGGGTCACCACACCCACCGTGGTCAAACACATACGGACATACAAGCAGAGAGACCCGGGGATTTTTGCCTGGGAGATCCGGGACAGGCTACTCGCCGACGGGGTTTGCGATAAATTCAATCTGCCCTCCGTCAGCTCCATCAGTCGGATCCTGCGCAACAAGATCGGGAATCTGTCCCAGCAGAGCCAGTACGAGTCGGGCAAGCAGGCGCCTCATCCACCGCCACAACCAACGTTACCCTACAACCACTTGTACTCATATCCGACGTCCAAAGTGCCCACTCCCCCTGGCATGCCCACCCTTCCCGGACACATGGCCATGCACAGGATATGGCCCTCCTCGCACTCTGTAACAGATATTCTGGGGATACGGTCTATTACTGAGCAACAAA ACGCCGAATGGATTGCCCACAGTGAACAGCTATGTCACAGCACCCAGCATCCCTCCCTACCACCCTCCCACCCAAGTGTCTCCCTACATGGGGTACAGCGCCACCACCTCGGCCTATGTGACCGGACCCACATGGCAGCCGGCCAGTGGCAGTGCTCTATCTCCCCACAGCTGTGA